One Onthophagus taurus isolate NC chromosome 11, IU_Otau_3.0, whole genome shotgun sequence genomic window carries:
- the LOC111420276 gene encoding AN1-type zinc finger protein 2A, whose product MELPSLGNHCSNKSCNKLDFLPIKCDACGQIFCNEHYNYLTHNCPESYKKNNQVPVCPLCNIPIPVGGKLPDVAVSAHIDSDCQSDPAKNRRKVFTNKCTRKGCKVKEVIRVICEDCKMNYCLKHRHPIDHDCKGKSTIKTMAGNAAVTRQNIHRQKNHIQTNTMSITKAVHGTMTEDEALARALALSLEDSNNPRMTQEEIDLALARQLQASESETQVGGVRNSTRDRCSLS is encoded by the exons ATGGAGCTCCCGAGTTTAGGTAACCACTGTTCGAACAAATCCTGCAATAAATTAG ATTTCCTGCCTATAAAATGTGACGCTTGCGGAcaaatattttg CAATGAACATTATAACTACTTAACACATAACTGCCCAGAATCTTACAAAAAGAACAACCAAGTGCCTGTTTGCCCATTGTGCAACATTCCAATACCTGTAGGTGGTAAATTACCAGATGTTGCAGTTAGTGCACACATAGACAGTGACTGTCAATCTGATCCTgctaaaaatagaagaaaagttTTCACAAATAAATGCACAAGAAAAGGTTGTAAAGTGAAAGAAGTTATTCGTGTGATTTGTGAAGATTGCAAAATGAATTATTGCTTAAAACATCGACATCCCATAGACCACGATTGCAAAGGAAAATCTACCATTAAAACTATGGCAgg aaATGCTGCTGTTACAAGACAAAATATTCATAGACAAAAAAATCACATCCAAACTAATACAATGTCAATTACAAAAGCTGTACATGGAACaatg acagAAGATGAAGCCTTAGCAAGAGCTTTAGCACTTTCTTTGGAAGACTCAAATAATCCAAGAATGACAcaagaagaaattgatttaGCATTGGCAAGACAATTACAAGCATCTGAATCAGAAACTCAAGTAGGTGGTGTAAGAAATTCAACAAGAGATCGATGCtctttatcataa
- the LOC111420270 gene encoding phosphatidylinositol-3,5-bisphosphate 3-phosphatase MTMR8 isoform X2: protein MELIKIPKVENVQMLDRYSKTPSQGTLYLTPTNVVFVDHDGKKETWILYTHMATVEKLPLTTTGSPLFIRCKTFLSVTFVIPRERDCHDIYTSLQLLSQPTNIEKLYCFEYKFSPQELVVSEGWRYFNLQSEFQRMGLPNDQWCLTTCNKDYELCDTYPKHLVVPIIANTTTLMGSSKFRSKGRLPVLTYLHHNKASICRCSQPLSGFSARCVEDEKLLNNILKTNPNANYMYVVDTRPKINAMANRATGKGYENEANYENIKFHFLGIENIHVMRSSIAKIMETCEQKNPTMNSFISGIESSSWLRHVKSILDTSWFIAQAIEEGISVVVHCSDGWDRTAQVCSLACLLLDPYYRTIAGYQALIEKDWLAFGHKFSDRCGHVQSESKEISPIFTQLLDATWQLMQQFPLSFQFNETFLFTLHDHVHSSQFGTFIGNCEKDRLDLRLSERSYSLWGYMAKYMNEYINPLYVADETPGTMKPILCPQNIKFWRGMYCRYENGVHPREPLGDLLLATCNHSHALEDHLQYLKKKISTLKNVLSRPFEKERKRNQPIKWDNRNLVDNKYLYETSMRELQASDDNHPLKIDEVVSKKSPDNDNFVTFGVEEITKEFDSVAIDWKTIRNVSECGCSTQFDHFRRKYHCRKCGDVFCTRCNDKQIVLPGYFGHKPVPVCRPCYDNIQGNTIEAVE from the exons atggaattaataaaaataccaaAG gTCGAAAATGTTCAAATGCTCGATAGATATTCAAAAACACCATCACAAGGAACACTTTACTTAACACCAACAAACGTTGTTTTTGTGGATCACGATggtaaaaaagaaacttgg attctTTATACGCATATGGCAACAGTAGAAAAACTACCGTTAACAACAACCGGGTCGCCTCTTTTTATCCGttgtaaaacatttctttccgTAACATTCGTAATTCCAAGGGAAAGAGATTGTCACGATATTTACACTTCGCTACAACTTCTCTCGCAGCCGACGAATATCGAAAAGTTGTACTGTTTTGAGTATAAATTTAGCCCACAAGAGCTGGTTGTAAGCGAAGGGTggagatattttaatttacaatcgGAGTTTCAAAGAATGGGTCTTCCAAACGATCAGTGGTGTCTTACTACTTGCAATAAAGATTACGAACTTTGCGATACTTACCCTAAACATTTGGTTGTACCGATTATTGCTAACACAACCACTTTAATGGGGAGTTCTAAGTTTCGTTCGAAGGGTAGACTTCCAGTTTTAACTTATTTGCATCATAACAAAGCCAGTATTTGTCGATGTAGCCAACCTTTAAGCGGATTTAGCGCGAGATGCGTTGAAGACGAgaaattattgaataatattttaaaaactaatccTAACGCTAATTATATGTATGTTGTTGATACAAGACCGaag attaatgcaATGGCAAATAGAGCAACGGGAAAAGGTTACGAAAATGAGGCTAATTatgaaaacattaaatttcattttttgggtattgaaaatattcatGTGATGCGAAGTAGTATTGCAAAGATAATGGAGA CTTGTGAACAAAAAAATCCAACAATGAATAGTTTTATTAGTGGAATAGAATCGAGTAGTTGGTTACGCCATgtaaaatcaattttggaCACTTCTTGGTTTATTGCTCAAGCTATAGAAGAAGGAATAAGCGTTGTCGTTCATTGTTCAGACGGATGGGATAGGACGGCACAAGTTTGCTCGTTAGCCTGTTTATTATTGGATCCTTATTACAGGACAATAGCCGGGTATCAAGCGTTGATAGAAAAGGATTGGTTGGCTTTTGGGCACAAATTTTCTGATCGTTGCGGGCACGTGCAAAGCGAAAGCaaggaaatatcaccaattttcACTCAATTATTAGACGCAACCTGGCAATTGATGCAACAATTTCCTTTATCTTTTCAATTTaacgaaacatttttatttacccTTCACGATCACGTTCATTCGTCACAATTTGGAACTTTCATTGGAAATTGCGAAAAAGATAGATTAGATTTACg tttatcAGAAAGATCTTATTCTTTATGGGGATACATGGCTAAATATATGAATGAATATATTAACCCCTTATATGTTGCTGATGAAACACCTGGAACTATGAAACCAATTTTATGCCCACAaaatattaa attttggaGAGGAATGTATTGTAGATATGAAAACGGTGTTCATCCAAGAGAACCATTAGGAGACCTCCTCTTAGCAACATGTAACCACAGCCACGCTTTAGAAGATCATTtacaatatctcaaaaagaaaatatcaacgcttaaaaatgttttatcaaGACCGTttgaaaaagaacgaaaaCGTAACCAACCAATAAAGTGGGATAATCGTAACTTAGTCGATAATAAATATCTATATGAAACAAGTATGCGTGAATTACAAGCGTCAGATGACAATCATCCCTTAAAAATTGATGAggttgtatcaaaaaaatccCCGGATAACGATAATTTTGTTACGTTTGGGGTTGAGGAAATCACGAAAGAGTTTGATTCGGTGGCTATCGATTGgaaaactataagaaatgTGAGCGAATGTGGCTGTTCGACCCAATTTGATCATTTTAGGCGGAAATATCACTGTAGAAAATGCGGGGATGTTTTTTGTACGAGATGTAACGATAAACAAATTGTATTGCCAGGTTATTTTGGGCATAAACCCGTTCCGGTTTGTAGACCTTGTTATGATAATATTCAAGGAAATACTATAGAAGcagttgaataa
- the LOC111420270 gene encoding phosphatidylinositol-3,5-bisphosphate 3-phosphatase MTMR8 isoform X1 produces MDDSDDGNDFQSLPSSTSMYDKIKSWLLNVNEELEPELIHGDAVTLKVENVQMLDRYSKTPSQGTLYLTPTNVVFVDHDGKKETWILYTHMATVEKLPLTTTGSPLFIRCKTFLSVTFVIPRERDCHDIYTSLQLLSQPTNIEKLYCFEYKFSPQELVVSEGWRYFNLQSEFQRMGLPNDQWCLTTCNKDYELCDTYPKHLVVPIIANTTTLMGSSKFRSKGRLPVLTYLHHNKASICRCSQPLSGFSARCVEDEKLLNNILKTNPNANYMYVVDTRPKINAMANRATGKGYENEANYENIKFHFLGIENIHVMRSSIAKIMETCEQKNPTMNSFISGIESSSWLRHVKSILDTSWFIAQAIEEGISVVVHCSDGWDRTAQVCSLACLLLDPYYRTIAGYQALIEKDWLAFGHKFSDRCGHVQSESKEISPIFTQLLDATWQLMQQFPLSFQFNETFLFTLHDHVHSSQFGTFIGNCEKDRLDLRLSERSYSLWGYMAKYMNEYINPLYVADETPGTMKPILCPQNIKFWRGMYCRYENGVHPREPLGDLLLATCNHSHALEDHLQYLKKKISTLKNVLSRPFEKERKRNQPIKWDNRNLVDNKYLYETSMRELQASDDNHPLKIDEVVSKKSPDNDNFVTFGVEEITKEFDSVAIDWKTIRNVSECGCSTQFDHFRRKYHCRKCGDVFCTRCNDKQIVLPGYFGHKPVPVCRPCYDNIQGNTIEAVE; encoded by the exons ATGGATGATTCTGACGATGGAAACGATTTTCAAAGTTTACCGTCGTCCACTTCAATGTACGACAAAATAAAATCGTGGTTGTTGAACGTAAATGAAGAGTTAGAGCCGGAGTTAATCCACGGAGACGCTGTGACATTGAAG gTCGAAAATGTTCAAATGCTCGATAGATATTCAAAAACACCATCACAAGGAACACTTTACTTAACACCAACAAACGTTGTTTTTGTGGATCACGATggtaaaaaagaaacttgg attctTTATACGCATATGGCAACAGTAGAAAAACTACCGTTAACAACAACCGGGTCGCCTCTTTTTATCCGttgtaaaacatttctttccgTAACATTCGTAATTCCAAGGGAAAGAGATTGTCACGATATTTACACTTCGCTACAACTTCTCTCGCAGCCGACGAATATCGAAAAGTTGTACTGTTTTGAGTATAAATTTAGCCCACAAGAGCTGGTTGTAAGCGAAGGGTggagatattttaatttacaatcgGAGTTTCAAAGAATGGGTCTTCCAAACGATCAGTGGTGTCTTACTACTTGCAATAAAGATTACGAACTTTGCGATACTTACCCTAAACATTTGGTTGTACCGATTATTGCTAACACAACCACTTTAATGGGGAGTTCTAAGTTTCGTTCGAAGGGTAGACTTCCAGTTTTAACTTATTTGCATCATAACAAAGCCAGTATTTGTCGATGTAGCCAACCTTTAAGCGGATTTAGCGCGAGATGCGTTGAAGACGAgaaattattgaataatattttaaaaactaatccTAACGCTAATTATATGTATGTTGTTGATACAAGACCGaag attaatgcaATGGCAAATAGAGCAACGGGAAAAGGTTACGAAAATGAGGCTAATTatgaaaacattaaatttcattttttgggtattgaaaatattcatGTGATGCGAAGTAGTATTGCAAAGATAATGGAGA CTTGTGAACAAAAAAATCCAACAATGAATAGTTTTATTAGTGGAATAGAATCGAGTAGTTGGTTACGCCATgtaaaatcaattttggaCACTTCTTGGTTTATTGCTCAAGCTATAGAAGAAGGAATAAGCGTTGTCGTTCATTGTTCAGACGGATGGGATAGGACGGCACAAGTTTGCTCGTTAGCCTGTTTATTATTGGATCCTTATTACAGGACAATAGCCGGGTATCAAGCGTTGATAGAAAAGGATTGGTTGGCTTTTGGGCACAAATTTTCTGATCGTTGCGGGCACGTGCAAAGCGAAAGCaaggaaatatcaccaattttcACTCAATTATTAGACGCAACCTGGCAATTGATGCAACAATTTCCTTTATCTTTTCAATTTaacgaaacatttttatttacccTTCACGATCACGTTCATTCGTCACAATTTGGAACTTTCATTGGAAATTGCGAAAAAGATAGATTAGATTTACg tttatcAGAAAGATCTTATTCTTTATGGGGATACATGGCTAAATATATGAATGAATATATTAACCCCTTATATGTTGCTGATGAAACACCTGGAACTATGAAACCAATTTTATGCCCACAaaatattaa attttggaGAGGAATGTATTGTAGATATGAAAACGGTGTTCATCCAAGAGAACCATTAGGAGACCTCCTCTTAGCAACATGTAACCACAGCCACGCTTTAGAAGATCATTtacaatatctcaaaaagaaaatatcaacgcttaaaaatgttttatcaaGACCGTttgaaaaagaacgaaaaCGTAACCAACCAATAAAGTGGGATAATCGTAACTTAGTCGATAATAAATATCTATATGAAACAAGTATGCGTGAATTACAAGCGTCAGATGACAATCATCCCTTAAAAATTGATGAggttgtatcaaaaaaatccCCGGATAACGATAATTTTGTTACGTTTGGGGTTGAGGAAATCACGAAAGAGTTTGATTCGGTGGCTATCGATTGgaaaactataagaaatgTGAGCGAATGTGGCTGTTCGACCCAATTTGATCATTTTAGGCGGAAATATCACTGTAGAAAATGCGGGGATGTTTTTTGTACGAGATGTAACGATAAACAAATTGTATTGCCAGGTTATTTTGGGCATAAACCCGTTCCGGTTTGTAGACCTTGTTATGATAATATTCAAGGAAATACTATAGAAGcagttgaataa
- the LOC111420270 gene encoding phosphatidylinositol-3,5-bisphosphate 3-phosphatase MTMR8 isoform X3 produces MLDRYSKTPSQGTLYLTPTNVVFVDHDGKKETWILYTHMATVEKLPLTTTGSPLFIRCKTFLSVTFVIPRERDCHDIYTSLQLLSQPTNIEKLYCFEYKFSPQELVVSEGWRYFNLQSEFQRMGLPNDQWCLTTCNKDYELCDTYPKHLVVPIIANTTTLMGSSKFRSKGRLPVLTYLHHNKASICRCSQPLSGFSARCVEDEKLLNNILKTNPNANYMYVVDTRPKINAMANRATGKGYENEANYENIKFHFLGIENIHVMRSSIAKIMETCEQKNPTMNSFISGIESSSWLRHVKSILDTSWFIAQAIEEGISVVVHCSDGWDRTAQVCSLACLLLDPYYRTIAGYQALIEKDWLAFGHKFSDRCGHVQSESKEISPIFTQLLDATWQLMQQFPLSFQFNETFLFTLHDHVHSSQFGTFIGNCEKDRLDLRLSERSYSLWGYMAKYMNEYINPLYVADETPGTMKPILCPQNIKFWRGMYCRYENGVHPREPLGDLLLATCNHSHALEDHLQYLKKKISTLKNVLSRPFEKERKRNQPIKWDNRNLVDNKYLYETSMRELQASDDNHPLKIDEVVSKKSPDNDNFVTFGVEEITKEFDSVAIDWKTIRNVSECGCSTQFDHFRRKYHCRKCGDVFCTRCNDKQIVLPGYFGHKPVPVCRPCYDNIQGNTIEAVE; encoded by the exons ATGCTCGATAGATATTCAAAAACACCATCACAAGGAACACTTTACTTAACACCAACAAACGTTGTTTTTGTGGATCACGATggtaaaaaagaaacttgg attctTTATACGCATATGGCAACAGTAGAAAAACTACCGTTAACAACAACCGGGTCGCCTCTTTTTATCCGttgtaaaacatttctttccgTAACATTCGTAATTCCAAGGGAAAGAGATTGTCACGATATTTACACTTCGCTACAACTTCTCTCGCAGCCGACGAATATCGAAAAGTTGTACTGTTTTGAGTATAAATTTAGCCCACAAGAGCTGGTTGTAAGCGAAGGGTggagatattttaatttacaatcgGAGTTTCAAAGAATGGGTCTTCCAAACGATCAGTGGTGTCTTACTACTTGCAATAAAGATTACGAACTTTGCGATACTTACCCTAAACATTTGGTTGTACCGATTATTGCTAACACAACCACTTTAATGGGGAGTTCTAAGTTTCGTTCGAAGGGTAGACTTCCAGTTTTAACTTATTTGCATCATAACAAAGCCAGTATTTGTCGATGTAGCCAACCTTTAAGCGGATTTAGCGCGAGATGCGTTGAAGACGAgaaattattgaataatattttaaaaactaatccTAACGCTAATTATATGTATGTTGTTGATACAAGACCGaag attaatgcaATGGCAAATAGAGCAACGGGAAAAGGTTACGAAAATGAGGCTAATTatgaaaacattaaatttcattttttgggtattgaaaatattcatGTGATGCGAAGTAGTATTGCAAAGATAATGGAGA CTTGTGAACAAAAAAATCCAACAATGAATAGTTTTATTAGTGGAATAGAATCGAGTAGTTGGTTACGCCATgtaaaatcaattttggaCACTTCTTGGTTTATTGCTCAAGCTATAGAAGAAGGAATAAGCGTTGTCGTTCATTGTTCAGACGGATGGGATAGGACGGCACAAGTTTGCTCGTTAGCCTGTTTATTATTGGATCCTTATTACAGGACAATAGCCGGGTATCAAGCGTTGATAGAAAAGGATTGGTTGGCTTTTGGGCACAAATTTTCTGATCGTTGCGGGCACGTGCAAAGCGAAAGCaaggaaatatcaccaattttcACTCAATTATTAGACGCAACCTGGCAATTGATGCAACAATTTCCTTTATCTTTTCAATTTaacgaaacatttttatttacccTTCACGATCACGTTCATTCGTCACAATTTGGAACTTTCATTGGAAATTGCGAAAAAGATAGATTAGATTTACg tttatcAGAAAGATCTTATTCTTTATGGGGATACATGGCTAAATATATGAATGAATATATTAACCCCTTATATGTTGCTGATGAAACACCTGGAACTATGAAACCAATTTTATGCCCACAaaatattaa attttggaGAGGAATGTATTGTAGATATGAAAACGGTGTTCATCCAAGAGAACCATTAGGAGACCTCCTCTTAGCAACATGTAACCACAGCCACGCTTTAGAAGATCATTtacaatatctcaaaaagaaaatatcaacgcttaaaaatgttttatcaaGACCGTttgaaaaagaacgaaaaCGTAACCAACCAATAAAGTGGGATAATCGTAACTTAGTCGATAATAAATATCTATATGAAACAAGTATGCGTGAATTACAAGCGTCAGATGACAATCATCCCTTAAAAATTGATGAggttgtatcaaaaaaatccCCGGATAACGATAATTTTGTTACGTTTGGGGTTGAGGAAATCACGAAAGAGTTTGATTCGGTGGCTATCGATTGgaaaactataagaaatgTGAGCGAATGTGGCTGTTCGACCCAATTTGATCATTTTAGGCGGAAATATCACTGTAGAAAATGCGGGGATGTTTTTTGTACGAGATGTAACGATAAACAAATTGTATTGCCAGGTTATTTTGGGCATAAACCCGTTCCGGTTTGTAGACCTTGTTATGATAATATTCAAGGAAATACTATAGAAGcagttgaataa